One uncultured Pseudodesulfovibrio sp. genomic window carries:
- a CDS encoding adenylyltransferase/cytidyltransferase family protein: protein MHPLGFIHGRFQVLHNDHLVYLLAGKRLCERLIIGVTNPDAASIREEATNPERSSRENNPLSYEERKAMIEAALMEAGVDRHAFSVIPFPINCPELLEGCAPRDAVYFLTIYDDWGREKRKRFESLGLATHVMWERPESEKGISGTDVRAAIRNGGEWQSLVPPSVATLVDRWDLAERFQGQ from the coding sequence ATGCACCCCCTCGGCTTCATCCACGGCAGGTTCCAGGTTCTGCACAACGACCATCTGGTCTATCTGCTGGCCGGGAAAAGGCTCTGCGAACGGCTTATCATCGGCGTGACCAACCCGGACGCGGCCTCCATACGCGAGGAGGCGACCAACCCGGAGCGGTCCAGCAGGGAAAACAACCCCCTTTCCTATGAAGAACGTAAGGCCATGATTGAGGCGGCCCTGATGGAGGCCGGAGTGGACCGACACGCCTTTTCCGTGATTCCCTTTCCGATCAACTGCCCGGAACTGCTCGAAGGTTGCGCCCCGCGCGACGCGGTCTATTTCCTGACCATCTATGACGACTGGGGGCGCGAGAAGCGCAAACGGTTCGAGAGCCTGGGCCTGGCCACCCACGTCATGTGGGAACGGCCCGAGAGCGAGAAAGGCATCAGCGGCACGGACGTTCGAGCGGCCATCCGCAATGGCGGCGAGTGGCAGTCCCTGGTCCCGCCGTCAGTGGCCACCCTGGTGGACCGCTGGGATCTGGCTGAAAGATTCCAGGGACAATAG
- a CDS encoding alkaline phosphatase family protein: protein MPDACILVLLDGLGDRSHASLDERTPLQAAATPCLDRLAARSATGLYHATMFGQPLPSENAHFALFGGMPYEFPGRGALEALGSGIELGPRDVALLTHFAHIGPDASNRLTLVHDKVPATSDEAKALFDALPPFEYDGVTATLHPVGGLFGVLILHGEVSPFVTDTNPMVDGRLLPRPLPLKDHRDRMAQRTAAALERYLLWAHRILSALPMNRERLQAGQIPANGLVTQRAGRLTRCPSMRQRYGLRGLSIATGAMYAGLARFMGMDFVKARDTGDPGADLAERIRLALDRAADYDFIHVHTKTPDQAGHTKDPAAKVRVIESLDRGLNEVVDAILDDQRLLLAVTADHSTPSCGTLIHSGEPVPMMFAGQGVRRDRVDAFDEVSVAGGALGCMRGREFLFTVLNHLDRARLIGIRDTPLPVEYWPGDHPPFILDPQE, encoded by the coding sequence ATGCCTGATGCATGCATTCTGGTCCTTCTCGATGGTCTGGGCGACAGGTCCCATGCCAGCCTTGACGAACGCACCCCTCTGCAGGCAGCGGCCACCCCCTGCCTTGACCGACTGGCCGCCCGCTCGGCGACAGGTCTGTACCACGCAACCATGTTCGGCCAACCCCTGCCTTCGGAAAACGCCCACTTCGCCCTGTTCGGCGGCATGCCTTACGAGTTCCCCGGACGCGGCGCGCTGGAGGCTCTGGGATCGGGTATCGAACTGGGGCCGAGGGATGTGGCCCTGCTCACCCACTTCGCCCATATCGGCCCGGACGCGTCCAACCGCCTGACCCTGGTCCATGACAAGGTACCCGCCACATCCGACGAGGCAAAGGCGCTGTTCGACGCGCTGCCGCCTTTCGAATACGACGGCGTGACCGCCACTCTGCACCCCGTGGGCGGCCTGTTCGGCGTGCTGATTCTGCACGGCGAAGTCTCCCCCTTCGTCACCGACACCAACCCCATGGTGGACGGCCGACTGCTGCCCCGCCCCTTGCCGCTCAAGGACCACCGGGACCGGATGGCGCAGCGCACGGCCGCAGCCCTTGAACGATATCTTTTATGGGCGCACCGCATCCTCTCAGCCCTGCCCATGAACCGCGAGCGGTTGCAGGCAGGACAGATTCCGGCCAACGGGCTGGTCACACAGCGCGCCGGGCGGCTGACCCGTTGCCCGAGCATGCGGCAACGGTACGGGCTGCGGGGGCTTTCCATCGCGACCGGGGCCATGTACGCGGGCCTGGCCCGATTCATGGGCATGGATTTCGTCAAGGCGCGCGACACGGGCGATCCGGGCGCGGACCTGGCGGAACGCATCCGGCTGGCCCTGGACCGTGCGGCCGACTACGACTTCATCCACGTCCACACCAAGACACCGGATCAGGCGGGCCACACCAAGGACCCGGCAGCCAAAGTCCGGGTCATCGAATCCCTGGACCGGGGGCTCAACGAGGTGGTCGACGCGATCCTGGACGACCAACGCCTGCTGTTGGCCGTGACCGCCGATCACTCCACCCCGAGTTGCGGCACGCTGATCCATTCGGGCGAACCCGTGCCCATGATGTTCGCGGGACAGGGTGTTCGCCGCGACCGGGTTGATGCCTTTGACGAAGTTTCCGTGGCCGGAGGCGCGCTGGGCTGCATGCGTGGCCGGGAGTTTCTGTTCACGGTCCTCAACCACCTCGACCGTGCCCGCCTGATAGGTATTCGCGACACACCATTGCCGGTGGAATACTGGCCCGGCGACCATCCCCCGTTCATCCTCGACCCTCAGGAGTGA
- a CDS encoding PHP-associated domain-containing protein has translation MLIDLHVHSTCSPCSILKPSEILGSARAKGLDAVCITDHDTMSILTQCREGFQPDGLLVIVGMEYTTKQGDYLIFGDVGNLPHGLSAELLLPAVRDLGGAAISAHPCRTWRPADPVIFDQGLCTIAEAKNGRNTDAENVEAMSLIGAHGMTAVAGSDAHALEELGRCPTRFTVPVNSTRDLIAALNAGQCHPSLAHRSAA, from the coding sequence ATGCTCATAGATCTTCACGTCCACTCCACCTGCTCTCCGTGCAGCATCCTCAAGCCATCGGAAATCCTGGGCAGCGCCCGAGCAAAGGGCCTGGATGCCGTATGTATCACCGATCACGACACCATGTCCATCCTGACACAATGTCGGGAGGGATTCCAGCCCGATGGGTTGTTGGTCATCGTGGGCATGGAGTACACCACGAAACAGGGCGATTACCTGATCTTCGGGGACGTGGGCAACCTGCCGCACGGACTCTCGGCCGAGCTCCTGCTCCCGGCCGTGCGTGACCTGGGCGGGGCGGCCATCTCCGCGCATCCTTGCCGTACCTGGCGCCCGGCCGATCCGGTCATCTTCGACCAGGGATTGTGTACCATCGCGGAGGCGAAGAATGGGCGCAACACCGACGCCGAGAACGTCGAGGCCATGAGCCTGATCGGAGCCCACGGCATGACCGCCGTGGCCGGTTCCGACGCCCACGCCCTGGAGGAGTTGGGCCGCTGTCCCACGCGGTTCACCGTGCCGGTCAACTCCACTCGGGATCTGATTGCGGCTCTGAACGCGGGGCAGTGCCATCCCTCCTTGGCCCACCGCTCGGCCGCCTGA